The following are from one region of the bacterium genome:
- a CDS encoding radical SAM protein, with amino-acid sequence MRITQIVRTIIGEGLWVGQPCLLVRLSGCNLHCSWCDTPEVHRGGREIPFSELVERGIKTPEKWILLTGGEPLLQRSVGKLVKNWINGKKNVLIETNGTRPIAPVLMDGVSISMDIKTPSSGEVGKHYNPNLRLLRPVDALKFVISDRKDFDWARDFILKNPTRANLFFQPAWGRLSARRLAGWIIEHKLPVRLSVQIHKILKLP; translated from the coding sequence ATGCGAATAACTCAAATAGTACGAACCATTATAGGTGAGGGGCTTTGGGTTGGACAACCATGCCTTCTCGTTAGACTTTCCGGCTGCAATCTTCATTGTAGCTGGTGTGACACACCGGAGGTTCATCGTGGAGGACGTGAAATACCATTTTCGGAGCTGGTTGAGCGCGGAATAAAAACCCCGGAAAAATGGATTCTGCTAACCGGCGGCGAACCACTCCTCCAAAGAAGCGTTGGAAAACTTGTAAAAAACTGGATTAATGGCAAGAAAAATGTCCTTATAGAAACAAATGGCACAAGACCCATTGCCCCAGTGCTTATGGATGGGGTGTCCATATCAATGGACATTAAAACACCCTCAAGCGGCGAGGTTGGTAAGCACTACAATCCTAATCTCAGACTTCTTCGCCCAGTGGATGCACTTAAGTTCGTTATTTCCGACAGAAAAGATTTCGACTGGGCAAGGGATTTCATTCTCAAAAATCCTACTCGTGCTAATCTATTCTTCCAGCCGGCGTGGGGAAGACTATCTGCCAGAAGACTTGCAGGATGGATAATAGAACACAAATTACCGGTAAGACTAAGCGTGCAAATTCACAAAATACTAAAATTACCGTGA
- the pyrF gene encoding orotidine-5'-phosphate decarboxylase — protein sequence MPDAQFWKKYLSAANTNDSWLCVGLDPILEYLPESIPKNANGVVAFFADIIDATKELVCAYKPNVAFFLALGNDGLKALVEVVKRIPDNIPVILDAKFGDVPHTAEHYARFAVDIIGADAVTVNPYMGYDSIFPFVQKDLGVFVLCATSNAGYEDLEGRKFRNSDRLFEIVAETVVSWSERWGTRLGLVVGATHPEVFIEVRRNAPKAPLLIPGIGAQGGALEPAIKYGPTTDGMPPIIVSCRSIIYASKGGDFAQAAKNAAKDIKDRINQLRNSPKTEK from the coding sequence ATGCCTGATGCACAATTCTGGAAAAAGTATCTTTCAGCCGCCAACACCAATGATTCATGGCTGTGCGTTGGTCTTGACCCAATATTGGAGTATCTTCCGGAAAGTATTCCAAAAAATGCCAATGGCGTGGTAGCTTTCTTCGCTGACATCATAGACGCGACGAAAGAGTTGGTCTGCGCCTACAAACCTAATGTGGCTTTTTTCCTCGCCCTCGGAAATGATGGTCTTAAGGCACTTGTGGAGGTTGTCAAAAGGATTCCCGATAACATCCCCGTCATTCTTGACGCCAAGTTCGGCGATGTGCCCCATACAGCCGAGCATTACGCCCGTTTTGCTGTGGACATAATCGGTGCAGACGCTGTCACAGTAAATCCATATATGGGTTACGACTCAATTTTCCCCTTCGTTCAAAAGGACCTTGGAGTGTTCGTTTTGTGCGCGACGAGTAACGCAGGTTACGAGGACCTCGAGGGACGAAAGTTTAGGAATTCAGATAGACTTTTTGAAATCGTTGCTGAAACTGTGGTAAGCTGGAGTGAACGCTGGGGAACCCGTCTGGGCTTGGTTGTAGGCGCAACACATCCAGAAGTATTTATAGAGGTCCGGCGGAACGCACCAAAAGCTCCGCTTCTGATACCAGGTATCGGTGCTCAGGGGGGTGCGCTCGAGCCAGCTATAAAATATGGTCCCACGACAGATGGAATGCCCCCGATAATCGTTTCATGCAGGTCCATAATTTACGCCTCAAAAGGCGGCGACTTTGCCCAGGCTGCGAAGAACGCTGCCAAAGACATAAAGGATAGAATCAATCAACTAAGAAATTCGCCCAAAACTGAGAAATAA
- the pyrE gene encoding orotate phosphoribosyltransferase, translated as MRQDEILNLLESTRAILKGHFLLSSGLHTDTYIQCARLLQYPLLAERVGKSLAERFSDAGLETPPLVASPALGGIIIGHEVARALGCRHIFIEKVNGTPTLRRGFTIAKDEEFLVVEDVVTTGRSTAEVINVLKELGGFPVAVLAIIDRTSGRELKFGNIPFIALTKIDIDTFEPDNCPLCKKGIPLEKPGSRVFK; from the coding sequence ATGCGCCAGGATGAAATACTAAATTTATTGGAAAGCACCCGGGCAATATTAAAAGGACATTTTCTGCTCTCATCGGGTCTGCACACGGACACTTACATTCAATGTGCGAGATTGCTTCAGTATCCTTTGCTTGCCGAAAGAGTGGGCAAATCATTGGCAGAACGCTTCAGCGACGCTGGACTCGAAACTCCACCACTGGTAGCATCGCCGGCTTTGGGCGGGATAATAATAGGTCACGAGGTGGCGAGAGCTCTTGGATGCAGGCACATATTCATAGAAAAAGTCAACGGCACACCAACGCTAAGACGAGGTTTCACCATAGCTAAGGACGAGGAATTTTTAGTAGTGGAGGATGTTGTAACGACGGGCAGGTCCACCGCCGAAGTCATAAATGTCCTTAAAGAACTTGGCGGCTTTCCAGTGGCTGTGCTTGCTATAATAGACCGCACAAGCGGCAGAGAACTAAAATTCGGAAATATTCCGTTCATAGCACTGACAAAAATAGACATAGACACCTTTGAACCAGACAACTGCCCACTGTGCAAAAAAGGCATTCCGCTCGAAAAACCAGGTAGCAGAGTTTTTAAATAA
- a CDS encoding C40 family peptidase translates to METIEPTVSKRLSTAQKKVVDAAKSYLGVRYKLGGNDRFGMDCSGLVQRVFRDALVMKLPRTVEDLWKLGKSISFEELEPGDLVFFSPGSENKRYPTHVGIYIGNYKFIHASESSGVRIDSLINPFWKGRFFGARRIIRKF, encoded by the coding sequence ATGGAGACTATAGAACCCACTGTCTCAAAACGACTTTCGACAGCCCAGAAAAAAGTCGTGGATGCTGCCAAGTCATATCTTGGGGTTAGATACAAACTCGGCGGTAACGACCGTTTTGGCATGGATTGCTCCGGGCTTGTGCAGCGTGTTTTCAGAGATGCACTTGTTATGAAACTTCCGAGAACTGTTGAGGACCTCTGGAAATTAGGTAAGTCCATATCTTTTGAAGAGCTTGAACCCGGTGATCTCGTATTTTTTTCTCCGGGCAGTGAAAACAAAAGATATCCAACTCATGTTGGAATATACATAGGAAATTACAAATTCATACACGCCTCTGAATCCTCTGGGGTTCGTATAGATTCGCTTATTAACCCCTTCTGGAAAGGAAGGTTTTTCGGCGCAAGGCGGATTATAAGGAAGTTTTGA
- a CDS encoding adenosylhomocysteinase — translation MTVPHHIKDPKLADIGRRRIEWAERDMPVLTRIRQRFAKEKPLEGIRVAACLHVTTETANLVRTLAAGGAEVRLCASNPLSTQDDVAAALVHHYGISVFAIKGEDRRTYYDHIESCLEFDPQITHDDGADLVSTLHQKYADTKAKNIWGSMEETTTGVIRLRALEKQGKLLFPVFAINDAMTKHLFDNRYGTGQSTVDGIIRATNRLLAGSVFVVAGYGWCGRGIATRARGMGAKVIVTEVNPIRAIEAKMDGFDVMTMAEAAKLGDIFCTSTGNINVIRPEHFELMKDGAIVANAGHFNVEIDIEGLKKLAKDVKPKVRPFVDQYILPDGKSIFLLADGRLINLAAAEGHPAAVMDMSFSLQALMGEYVAKNKGDFEPKVHRVPEHIDKWVAEIKLECMGVTIDKLTPEQKKYLESWEMGT, via the coding sequence ATGACGGTTCCGCATCACATAAAGGACCCGAAGCTCGCAGACATTGGAAGGAGGCGGATAGAATGGGCAGAGCGCGACATGCCAGTTCTAACGCGTATAAGACAAAGGTTTGCTAAAGAAAAGCCTCTTGAGGGCATAAGAGTAGCTGCGTGCCTTCATGTTACGACTGAGACTGCGAATCTCGTTCGCACTCTCGCTGCTGGTGGTGCTGAGGTAAGGCTTTGCGCGTCAAATCCGCTATCGACTCAGGATGATGTAGCGGCTGCGCTGGTTCACCACTATGGAATCTCAGTTTTCGCTATTAAAGGAGAGGACAGGAGAACATATTATGACCATATAGAAAGTTGCCTTGAGTTTGACCCTCAAATAACCCACGACGATGGGGCCGACCTCGTATCGACATTGCACCAGAAATACGCCGATACCAAGGCTAAAAACATTTGGGGTTCTATGGAAGAGACCACGACGGGAGTAATAAGGCTTCGTGCGCTTGAAAAGCAAGGCAAACTTTTGTTCCCCGTTTTTGCTATTAATGATGCAATGACAAAGCACCTTTTTGACAATAGATATGGGACTGGTCAATCTACAGTGGACGGCATAATAAGGGCGACTAACAGGCTTCTCGCAGGCTCTGTTTTCGTTGTGGCTGGATATGGCTGGTGTGGCAGAGGTATTGCCACGCGTGCGCGAGGTATGGGCGCGAAAGTTATAGTTACTGAGGTTAATCCTATTCGTGCTATAGAGGCAAAAATGGACGGTTTTGATGTGATGACGATGGCAGAAGCTGCCAAGTTGGGAGACATTTTCTGCACATCGACGGGAAACATAAATGTCATAAGACCAGAGCACTTTGAGCTTATGAAGGATGGTGCTATCGTGGCTAATGCCGGTCACTTTAATGTGGAAATAGATATTGAAGGGCTAAAAAAGCTTGCAAAGGATGTGAAACCCAAAGTGAGACCTTTCGTCGACCAGTATATCCTGCCCGATGGGAAAAGCATTTTCCTTCTTGCTGACGGCAGACTTATAAATCTTGCTGCTGCTGAGGGGCATCCCGCTGCTGTTATGGATATGTCATTCTCGCTACAGGCTCTTATGGGAGAATATGTTGCCAAAAATAAGGGTGACTTTGAGCCAAAAGTCCACAGGGTGCCCGAGCACATCGATAAATGGGTTGCTGAAATAAAGCTTGAGTGCATGGGTGTTACTATAGATAAACTAACCCCTGAGCAGAAGAAATACCTTGAAAGCTGGGAAATGGGCACATAA